In the Candidatus Ozemobacteraceae bacterium genome, one interval contains:
- a CDS encoding TIGR02757 family protein: MTGAPHGAALLKRRLEAILAGHPSIERAALDPVSFPRRFLVSGGSRQEIEIVGLLSAMLAYGKLEVFTRVTEEILRRADQRLLEVACKKRKLRGGWPGYRLSTGNEISRLVHAGGTVIALRGGLFESFLIGWRAKHSLKDGLIALHTDLANAAADDGNGPTTRGLAHLLPDPAKGGAVKRWMMFTRWMVRPDDGVDLGLWPQIPSSALLMPLDRHISRIARNLGFTRRATDDWKTAEEVTAALRRLSPEDPVRYDFALCHLGISGDCTHGRNAEICAACGLRDVCTAGRG, from the coding sequence ATGACCGGCGCCCCTCACGGGGCTGCCCTTCTGAAGCGGCGGCTGGAAGCGATACTGGCCGGGCACCCCTCAATCGAGCGGGCCGCCCTCGATCCCGTATCGTTTCCCCGCCGCTTCCTCGTCTCCGGCGGATCCCGGCAGGAAATCGAGATCGTCGGCCTTCTCTCCGCAATGCTGGCATACGGGAAACTGGAGGTGTTCACCCGCGTGACGGAAGAGATTCTCCGCCGGGCCGACCAAAGGCTGCTGGAAGTCGCGTGCAAGAAGCGGAAACTGCGCGGCGGATGGCCGGGGTATCGGCTCAGCACGGGAAATGAAATCTCGCGTCTGGTTCACGCCGGGGGCACGGTCATAGCGCTGCGCGGCGGCCTGTTCGAAAGCTTTCTGATCGGGTGGCGGGCGAAACATTCGTTGAAAGACGGTCTGATCGCCCTCCACACCGACCTCGCGAACGCCGCCGCCGACGACGGGAACGGCCCGACGACACGCGGCCTTGCCCACCTCCTCCCCGATCCCGCCAAAGGCGGAGCGGTCAAACGCTGGATGATGTTCACCCGCTGGATGGTTCGCCCGGACGACGGCGTCGATCTGGGATTGTGGCCGCAAATCCCCTCGTCGGCGCTTCTGATGCCTCTCGACCGGCACATCAGCAGGATCGCCAGAAACCTCGGTTTCACGCGCCGAGCCACGGACGACTGGAAGACGGCCGAGGAGGTCACGGCCGCCCTGCGGCGTCTTTCGCCGGAAGACCCGGTCAGATACGATTTCGCCCTCTGCCATCTCGGCATTTCCGGGGACTGCACCCACGGAAGAAACGCCGAAATCTGCGCCGCCTGCGGACTCCGCGACGTCTGCACCGCCGGCAGGGGCTGA